The Hahella sp. HNIBRBA332 genome window below encodes:
- a CDS encoding PLP-dependent cysteine synthase family protein, producing the protein MCWVSEAIQKIEADFQRSADTHLIKVDLPCIPDIHLYLKDESTHPTGSLKHRLARSLFLYGLCNGWIREGTTIIEASSGSTAVSEAYFARLLGLPFIAVVPASTSQQKLDQITFYGGKCHKVSTGSIYDEAERLAREVDGHYMDQFTYAERATDWRGNNNIAESIFQQMRAEPFPIPTWIVMSAGTGGTSATIGRYLRYQQHATRLCVADPENSVFYDYYQTRDASLTLAQPSCIEGIGRPRVEPSFIAGIVDRMIKVPDAASMASLRWLQHLLNRRCGGSTGTNLYATVQLLAEMRARGESGSVVSMICDGGERYLDTYYNPQWLQDKGFNTAPYEEQLKRFECRGELH; encoded by the coding sequence ATGTGTTGGGTCAGTGAGGCGATTCAGAAGATTGAGGCGGATTTCCAACGTTCGGCGGACACGCATTTGATCAAGGTCGATCTGCCCTGCATTCCGGATATTCATCTCTATTTGAAAGACGAGTCCACCCATCCTACCGGCAGCCTGAAACATCGTCTGGCGCGCTCCCTGTTTTTATATGGGCTATGCAACGGCTGGATTCGCGAGGGGACGACCATTATCGAAGCCTCTTCCGGCAGCACGGCGGTGTCCGAAGCCTATTTCGCCCGCTTGCTGGGATTGCCTTTTATCGCAGTGGTGCCGGCGTCCACGTCGCAGCAGAAGCTGGATCAGATCACGTTCTATGGCGGCAAGTGCCATAAAGTCAGCACCGGCAGCATTTATGACGAAGCTGAGCGACTGGCGCGGGAAGTCGACGGCCATTATATGGATCAGTTCACTTACGCGGAGCGGGCGACGGACTGGCGCGGCAACAACAATATCGCCGAATCCATCTTCCAGCAGATGCGGGCGGAACCCTTTCCCATTCCTACCTGGATTGTGATGAGCGCGGGCACTGGCGGCACCTCCGCCACCATTGGACGCTATCTGCGTTATCAGCAGCACGCCACCCGGCTCTGTGTGGCGGACCCGGAAAATTCGGTGTTCTACGATTACTACCAGACCCGCGATGCGTCCCTGACCCTGGCGCAACCGTCCTGTATTGAAGGCATCGGGCGTCCGCGGGTGGAGCCGTCCTTTATCGCCGGTATTGTGGACCGCATGATCAAGGTGCCGGATGCGGCGTCCATGGCGTCGCTGCGCTGGTTACAGCATTTGCTGAATCGTCGCTGCGGCGGCTCCACCGGCACTAACCTGTACGCCACCGTGCAGTTGCTGGCGGAGATGCGCGCCCGGGGCGAATCCGGTTCCGTCGTCAGTATGATCTGCGACGGCGGCGAGCGTTACCTGGATACTTACTATAATCCTCAATGGCTGCAGGACAAAGGCTTCAACACGGCTCCCTATGAAGAGCAACTCAAGCGTTTTGAATGCCGCGGGGAGTTGCACTGA
- a CDS encoding class I SAM-dependent methyltransferase — MDKAVHACRICLGGVKYMGATDFNKSGSDHFEGRRVFPPSLIQVDYYRCRECGFMFTPYFDDWSDADFERLVYNSEYLKADPPFAGERAARLSQFLTRALGDNLRNESLLDFGGGEGHLERLLRRQGFSDCATYDPHHHANGKKPSRIYNLVTTFEVVEHVSDQHNLFKELCSLVAPNGALLLSTLLQPRDIEMQGVDWWYACPRNAHMAFHTRRSLQHVLQTHGFYLESLSDELHIAFRRPNIISDKFLSLGAASVQVNDTVCAN; from the coding sequence ATGGACAAAGCAGTACACGCCTGCAGGATCTGCCTGGGCGGTGTGAAATATATGGGAGCCACGGACTTCAACAAATCCGGCAGTGATCATTTTGAAGGCCGCCGGGTCTTCCCCCCGTCCCTCATTCAAGTCGATTACTACCGTTGCCGCGAATGCGGCTTCATGTTCACGCCCTATTTCGATGATTGGAGCGATGCGGATTTCGAACGGCTGGTGTACAACAGCGAATACCTGAAAGCCGATCCTCCTTTCGCTGGCGAGCGCGCCGCACGTTTGTCGCAATTCCTGACGCGCGCCCTGGGCGATAATCTAAGGAATGAATCCCTGCTCGATTTCGGCGGCGGCGAAGGGCACCTGGAGCGTCTGTTGCGTCGTCAGGGCTTCAGCGATTGCGCCACCTACGACCCTCACCATCACGCCAACGGTAAAAAACCATCCCGGATTTACAACCTGGTCACCACCTTCGAAGTGGTGGAACATGTCAGCGATCAGCACAACCTGTTCAAAGAACTTTGTTCGTTGGTGGCGCCGAACGGCGCGCTGTTGCTGAGCACGTTGTTGCAGCCCAGAGATATTGAAATGCAGGGAGTGGATTGGTGGTACGCCTGTCCGCGCAACGCGCACATGGCGTTTCATACTCGCCGCAGTCTACAACATGTGCTGCAAACTCACGGCTTTTATCTGGAGTCACTCAGCGACGAATTGCACATCGCATTCCGCCGACCGAACATCATCAGCGACAAGTTTCTCAGCCTGGGAGCCGCGTCCGTGCAGGTCAACGACACCGTCTGTGCGAACTAA
- a CDS encoding ATP-binding protein has translation MVKRIRSILGVVLAAATVILAIAVTATIVTLREGALEVRVAKDDLYWSIHQIEVEVMNMLIIAHALQHGDHLPEDLDIRYSVLLSRTDLFKKGEFREAISVLPKTQALMTSVTYQIEALSPLFDNAVNDPDPILPELIDKLDETRRIAHELTLIAHQEQVTLRVAKRDELANIFFYAEVLLSVLAVTVLIGFISLYWLMYLAKQAKVEADFHRRRAEANSDAKSRFLSNMSHELRTPLNAVMGFAQLMQMESRNLSREQMQNIDEIYKASEHLLSLINDIMDLSKIESGQLSISIEPCSVQSLVNESVSMIRSMAMMNNISVYEPEVRLDYLIKVDHTRMVQVLTNFLTNAIKYNRKGGWVKIELEHESRSGMLCLSVADNGIGIHKKDHHKVFKPFERLAQDMAIEGTGIGLALSQQLVLLMNGQIGFKSKEGQGSLFWVKFPILDVVKAQDRSAVKAVSPRPPDLEILAAPKATVLYIEDNYSNIRLMESLFASLRNIQLLTTNNGEQGIAMARTYRPQLVLLDLNLPTTSGLDVCSRFQEDPDLADIPIIAVTANVNGSQEANRLGLKFQEFILKPIDVEQMKSTIFKYLGRTQTH, from the coding sequence TTGGTCAAGCGAATTCGGTCGATTCTCGGTGTTGTATTAGCCGCCGCCACAGTCATACTCGCCATCGCCGTTACCGCCACCATAGTCACGTTACGCGAAGGTGCGTTGGAGGTGCGTGTCGCGAAGGACGATTTGTATTGGTCTATTCATCAAATCGAAGTGGAAGTGATGAATATGCTGATCATCGCCCATGCGCTGCAGCATGGCGACCACCTGCCGGAAGACCTGGATATCCGTTACTCGGTGCTGCTCAGCCGCACGGACCTGTTCAAGAAAGGCGAGTTTCGCGAAGCCATTAGCGTTCTGCCGAAAACTCAGGCCTTGATGACCTCCGTCACCTATCAGATCGAAGCCCTGTCGCCCCTGTTCGACAACGCCGTCAACGACCCGGACCCGATACTGCCCGAACTGATCGACAAGCTCGACGAAACCCGCCGCATCGCTCATGAACTGACGCTGATCGCTCACCAGGAGCAGGTAACCTTGCGAGTGGCGAAACGGGATGAGCTGGCCAATATCTTCTTCTATGCGGAAGTGCTGCTGTCAGTGCTGGCGGTGACCGTATTGATCGGTTTCATTTCTCTGTACTGGCTGATGTATCTGGCCAAACAGGCCAAAGTCGAAGCCGATTTCCACCGCCGTCGGGCGGAGGCCAACAGCGACGCCAAGAGCCGTTTCCTCTCCAACATGAGCCACGAACTGCGCACGCCGCTAAATGCGGTCATGGGCTTCGCCCAGCTCATGCAAATGGAAAGCCGCAATCTGTCCCGGGAGCAGATGCAGAATATCGACGAAATCTACAAGGCCAGCGAACACCTGCTCTCTCTTATCAACGACATCATGGACCTGTCCAAGATCGAGAGCGGCCAGCTCAGCATCAGTATCGAGCCCTGCTCCGTGCAGTCTCTGGTCAATGAGTCCGTGTCCATGATCCGCTCCATGGCGATGATGAACAACATCAGCGTCTATGAACCGGAAGTGCGTCTGGACTATTTGATTAAAGTGGATCACACCCGCATGGTTCAGGTGCTCACCAATTTCCTCACCAACGCCATCAAGTACAATCGCAAAGGCGGCTGGGTGAAAATTGAACTGGAGCACGAAAGCCGCAGCGGCATGCTGTGCCTGAGCGTGGCGGACAACGGCATCGGCATTCACAAGAAAGATCACCATAAGGTATTCAAACCCTTCGAACGCCTGGCCCAGGATATGGCGATCGAAGGCACCGGCATCGGACTCGCCCTCAGTCAGCAGTTGGTGCTGTTGATGAACGGCCAGATCGGCTTCAAATCGAAAGAAGGACAAGGCAGTCTGTTCTGGGTGAAATTCCCGATTCTCGATGTGGTCAAAGCTCAGGATCGAAGCGCCGTCAAAGCCGTGTCGCCGCGCCCGCCGGATTTAGAGATCCTGGCTGCGCCCAAGGCCACGGTGCTCTATATCGAAGACAACTACTCCAACATCCGCCTGATGGAAAGTCTTTTCGCCAGTCTGCGCAACATTCAGCTGCTGACCACCAATAATGGCGAACAGGGCATCGCCATGGCCCGCACTTACCGTCCGCAACTGGTGTTGTTGGATCTCAACCTGCCCACCACTTCCGGGCTGGATGTCTGCTCCCGCTTTCAGGAAGACCCGGACCTCGCCGACATTCCCATCATCGCCGTCACCGCCAATGTGAACGGCAGTCAGGAAGCCAATCGACTCGGCCTCAAATTTCAGGAATTCATTCTTAAGCCCATTGATGTGGAGCAGATGAAATCCACCATCTTCAAATACCTCGGTCGTACGCAAACACACTAA
- a CDS encoding glutathione S-transferase family protein, with protein MQTELTLVIGNKNYSSWSLRAWLPLKRSGLAFSEVFVPLMTPGYKEKLLQYSPAGKVPALLIDGRPVWDSLAIAEWVAEQKPDFWPHDSMDRAWARAVTAEMHSGFAGVRGAMPMNCRASDRRVELDEATREEVARICEIWTQCRETFADRGPWLFGDWSIADAFYAPVASRFRTYGVEVNAACAGYIEATLSDPLMQEWLSHAQQETQVIEKAEAG; from the coding sequence ATGCAAACTGAACTTACTCTCGTTATTGGCAATAAGAATTACTCGTCGTGGTCTTTACGCGCGTGGCTGCCATTGAAGCGCAGCGGGCTGGCGTTTTCAGAGGTGTTTGTTCCCCTGATGACGCCAGGTTACAAAGAAAAACTGTTGCAATACTCCCCGGCTGGAAAAGTACCGGCGCTGTTGATCGACGGCCGTCCGGTATGGGACTCGTTGGCCATCGCTGAATGGGTGGCGGAGCAGAAGCCGGATTTTTGGCCTCACGATTCCATGGATCGGGCATGGGCCCGCGCAGTGACCGCGGAAATGCATTCCGGTTTCGCCGGCGTGCGCGGCGCCATGCCGATGAACTGCCGCGCAAGCGATCGTCGAGTGGAATTGGATGAGGCGACCCGGGAGGAAGTCGCGCGTATCTGCGAAATCTGGACCCAGTGTCGGGAGACTTTCGCAGACCGCGGTCCCTGGTTGTTCGGAGATTGGAGTATCGCTGACGCTTTTTATGCGCCAGTAGCGTCCCGTTTCCGCACCTACGGCGTCGAAGTCAACGCGGCTTGCGCAGGCTATATCGAAGCGACCTTGAGCGACCCGTTAATGCAGGAGTGGTTATCCCATGCGCAGCAGGAAACGCAAGTCATCGAAAAAGCAGAGGCGGGATAA